A segment of the Pseudomonadota bacterium genome:
GCAAGACAAGGGGAAAACTTAAAACTTTTGTGGTGACGCCAGAGGAAAAAGGTAATATATATAAAGGAGGTATGATATGAAAAAGATGTTTTTAATTATGTTAGTCCTCAGTATGGGGTTTTTAACCTTTTCATGTACATCTACGGGTTACAATACACAGAAGGGTGCAGCTATTGGCACAGGTCTTGGTGCGCTTGCAGGGCAGATAATTGGTGGTAATACCGCAGGAACATTGATAGGTGCTGCTGTTGGTGCGCTTGCAGGGGGAATTGTTGGTAATGCAGTAGACCAGGATGTAACAAACCAGAAGATAGAAGCAGCACAGAGATCAAAGGCAGCCTATGCGGCTCCCCAAGGGAGTGAAAGCAAAAATCCTCCGGGTGAATGGATTGAAGTTCCTGGACAGTGGATTGGCGGTAAATGGGTACCTGCTCATAAAGCGTGGGTACCAGTGAATCCATAAAGAAATAATGTGATGAATAATTGGCAATCGGTTAAACCAACAGGGTTTGAAATGGGTAAGATAGAAAAAAATATTCAGGAGGCTGCACGATGAAAAGAATTATTATAATGTTTTTTTGTATAGCCTTTGTGTGGAGTAGTATTAGTACCATATATGCAGCGGATACGGGTAAGGTTTTAGGAAAGGTATTTCAGGAAAAAGGATTTGGGTATACAATAGAATATCCTGCCGATTGGATTTATACAACACAGTCTACGCATACAGTAATCTTTGGCTGGAAGAAAGAAGCAGAAGTAAGCATTCACAACCTGCTTTCTACAAAGCATAAAGAAGGCCAGTATAAGGATATTGATGCAATCATTGAAGAGTACGAAAAGCAGTTAAAAACAGCTCAGGATGCGAAAATCTATCATCCGGAACCATTTGTATATAAGAAAGATGGGGTTACGTTAACGGGCAAACAATTTATGGCTGAGTATACATTACAGGGGGAACGATACAAACAGTGGATGATTATAATTCTTCGGAACGATGGAGAGGTATTTCATGTCTGGATTTATGTATCACCTGTAAAACGTTATGAAACTTACCTTGGTATAGCAAAGGCGATGCTTGATTCGTGGGTGATTTTAGAATAGCTTGTATCAAAACATATATCTTCTCATACTGATGTTGAGAAGAATTCCCACCGATACAAGCATGGTCACCAAAGATGAACCGCCATAACTGATGAATGGGAGTGGAATTCCAACAACAGGGGCAAGATGTATGGCCATTAATACATTTATGGTAAATTGCAGGTAAATAATAGAGGCCATACCAAAGGCGATGATTGAACCAAGTTCATCATGAGCGGTTTGAGAAATTTTAAGACACCTGTAGATAAAAGATATAAATAGTACGAATAGAACAATTGAACCCACAAATCCCCACTCTTCCCCAAAAACAGTGAATATGAAATCGGTATGATGCTCAGGTATAAACTGGAGTTTATGTTGAGTCCCTGCCATATACCCCTTTCCAAGGAACTTTCCAGAACCAACAGCAATCATTGCCTGTTTTGCGTGATATCCAAAACCTGAAGGGTCGGCATCTATATTTATAAAGCTCAATATCCTCATTTTCTGGTAGGGTTTCATAAGATATTCCCATAGTATAAAGGGGGATAAAGCCCCAATACTAATAAGGAGGGTATATGTGGATTTTTTTAAACCAACAAACCACAGGATTGCAAGGCATGTTAATACGATGATTACAGCTGTTCCAAGGTCTGGTTGTTTAACTATAAGGATAGCCGGCAGCATAGTTAAAAATATTGGAAGTGAGATATCCTTAAGGCCGAGTGGTATATTATCTCTTTTTTTCTCATAAAGTTTATTGGCAAGATAAAGTACGAGAATGGGTTTCATAAATTCTGAGGGTTGAAAATTGATGCCGAGGATACTTATCCATCTCTTTGCTCCGCCTGCTATCATGCCTATAACAAGAACAAGTACAATAAATAGTAACGCTGACAAATATAACCACTTTGAATGGCTTGCAATAACCCTGTAATCATAATATATAATAACGAAAATCAAAATAATCCCTATCAAAAATGCTATGAGTTGTTTCATAATATAGTTATAAGAACCGCTATAAAAGGAACTTGTTGCACTTATAAGATTCAGGATACCTATTGCAAATAAGGCTAATCCATTAATGATGAGATACCAGTCTAAATGATACAGCCTTCTTTTATCTATTCTCATCATGGATTTTTTGCCTCTTTTATCTCTACCTTAGTTTTATAGATGTTTTCTGTAATAATTTTTGCAATTGGAGCTGAAACGGAAGAGCCATGTCCACCATGTTCTACAAGTACGCATATTGAAATGGAAGGCGCTTCAGCAGGTGCAAAGGCTATGAACCATGCATGGTCACCTAAATGTTTGTCCTTTTCCAGTGAGGCGGCCTGGGCTGTTCCTGTTTTTCCACTCATATTGATATTCTGAATGCGAGATCCATAGGCTGTACCACTTGGTTCGTTGACTACACCCTTCATCCCTTCTTTAACAGTATTTATAACTTCCTTTTTGAGTTTTACATTGGTGTTCATAACAGGGTCGAAAACCTTAATTGCCTTTCCTTCCGGTGAGACAATTTTGTTTACTATCTGTGGTGTAAAGGTTACACCCTCATTGGCTACAAATGAGGCTAACTGTGCAAGTTCTATTGGGGTTAGCCAGACTGCACCCTGGCCTATGGAAACAGATACAGTTTCTCCCTCATACCATGGTTCTCCAAAGGTTTTTTTCTTCCATTCTGAAGAAGGTACAAGCCCTTGTTTTTCACCAGGTAAATCAATGCCTGTTAATTTTCCAAGTCCTATCGAGTCTGCCATTGCATGAATTCTATCAATACCGAGCCTCACTCCAACATTGTAGAAAAACACATCACAGGATTCTACTATCCCTCTGTGTATAGCCACATTGCCATGCCCACCTTTTTTCCAGCATTTAAAGACCCTGTTCCCAA
Coding sequences within it:
- a CDS encoding YMGG-like glycine zipper-containing protein, with the translated sequence MKKMFLIMLVLSMGFLTFSCTSTGYNTQKGAAIGTGLGALAGQIIGGNTAGTLIGAAVGALAGGIVGNAVDQDVTNQKIEAAQRSKAAYAAPQGSESKNPPGEWIEVPGQWIGGKWVPAHKAWVPVNP
- the rodA gene encoding rod shape-determining protein RodA; translated protein: MMRIDKRRLYHLDWYLIINGLALFAIGILNLISATSSFYSGSYNYIMKQLIAFLIGIILIFVIIYYDYRVIASHSKWLYLSALLFIVLVLVIGMIAGGAKRWISILGINFQPSEFMKPILVLYLANKLYEKKRDNIPLGLKDISLPIFLTMLPAILIVKQPDLGTAVIIVLTCLAILWFVGLKKSTYTLLISIGALSPFILWEYLMKPYQKMRILSFINIDADPSGFGYHAKQAMIAVGSGKFLGKGYMAGTQHKLQFIPEHHTDFIFTVFGEEWGFVGSIVLFVLFISFIYRCLKISQTAHDELGSIIAFGMASIIYLQFTINVLMAIHLAPVVGIPLPFISYGGSSLVTMLVSVGILLNISMRRYMF